Below is a genomic region from Polycladomyces zharkentensis.
AATACGTCGTGTAGGTATAGAAGGCGACCGTTCCGCCGAGCGTAAGTCCGACTACTGTCAGCACTGCCTTGGGGTGCTTCATCAAAGCCCGAATCGTTCCAGCGTCAGCCCGGCTTTCAGAACCCATTTTTGAGAACTGCTCTGATTCGTCCATCGTTCGGCGCAGCCACAATACGACCAATGCCCCCATTGCTCCGATAACGAAGGGAATACGCCAGCCCCAGGACTTCATATCGGATTCACTGAGTATTTGTTGGAGGATGATTTGAATACCCATTGCCACCAGCTGTCCCGCAATCAGTGTGACGTACTGGAAGCTCGAGTAGAATCCGCGGCGGCCGCTGCTGGCCATTTCGGACAGGTACGTTGCCGAGGTTCCATATTCTCCGCCCAGAGACAATCCTTGGAGAAGACGTGCGAGAACCAGAATAATGGGAGCCAACACGCCAATGGTGTCATAACCAGGCGTGCAGGCAATAATCAGAGAGCCCCCGGCCATGACGGAGACAGAAAGCGTCAAGGCAGCACGGCGGCCGTGACGATCGGCGTATCGGCCCAGCAGCAGGCTCCCTATGGGGCGCATCAGGAAGCCGACGGCGAAGATCGCCGCTGTGTCAAGCAGTTGGCTTGTCGTGTCTCCCTTTGGGAAGAACTCGGATGAGAAATAAACCGCGAATGCAGTATAGACGTACCAGTCGTACCATTCGATCAGATTGCCCACTGAACCTTTGAAGATGTTGCCTACGATGCGTCGCGTCTTTGAGCGCTCAATGGGTTGAGTCATTGTGAAATCCTCCTCTTGAATGACGCTGCTTCATTGACCTCGTCAACACTCAGATGCTTTGATTACGACCAGAAACCCTATTTCCTTTCAAATCATATCATTCATCATTTGGAAGCGAAAGTTTGGAATTAGTAGTGAAGAGATTACTACATGTATATTCCGAAAATTTTGTGCAAACATCAACCAAACAGCCCCGGTATGGTGACCATTGTTTTGGTCAAAATGTCGTTGCTTCGCCAAGTGTCGATTCCTCA
It encodes:
- a CDS encoding MFS transporter — protein: MTQPIERSKTRRIVGNIFKGSVGNLIEWYDWYVYTAFAVYFSSEFFPKGDTTSQLLDTAAIFAVGFLMRPIGSLLLGRYADRHGRRAALTLSVSVMAGGSLIIACTPGYDTIGVLAPIILVLARLLQGLSLGGEYGTSATYLSEMASSGRRGFYSSFQYVTLIAGQLVAMGIQIILQQILSESDMKSWGWRIPFVIGAMGALVVLWLRRTMDESEQFSKMGSESRADAGTIRALMKHPKAVLTVVGLTLGGTVAFYTYTTYLQKFMVNTVGLPKEVVSWINFVALLVFAVLQPLAGMLSDRVGRRPLLMSFGILGTLLTVPLFLILEQAKNPIGAFLLMMAGLIIVTGYTSINAIVKAELFPTEVRALGVGFPYGVTVAVFGGTAEFIALWCKSIGYESLFYYYVAACIAVSFIVYWRMAESSKVSRIEAELGAEAVLTHQTEK